A DNA window from Turicibacter sp. TJ11 contains the following coding sequences:
- the recO gene encoding DNA repair protein RecO codes for MAIEVEGIILKSFNYGEHHKIIKVLTENQGVIGVFVQNANKINTKKSALVQPLTCAHFNLKPSTNANSNLYYVYSGDVIDYYLNLKLDYENMTYFYFMIELILKGMSESEFSSYIYRMLKNFLEAADQGYSAYLLSLIFQLKLMPLIGIAPIMDCCAVCQSTEHIVTLSVRQGGLVCAKCYLPQEPIVVDASLIPIVRALYKVDIDHLPEIELEKELLLPIEQFLDAYYDSYAGLHLKTKKFIKEL; via the coding sequence GTGGCAATTGAGGTTGAAGGAATTATATTGAAGAGCTTTAATTATGGTGAACATCATAAAATTATTAAAGTTCTGACTGAGAATCAGGGGGTTATTGGTGTTTTTGTACAAAATGCCAATAAAATTAATACAAAAAAAAGTGCACTTGTTCAGCCGCTGACCTGTGCACATTTTAATTTAAAACCCTCAACTAACGCAAATAGCAATCTCTATTATGTTTATAGTGGAGATGTTATTGATTATTACTTAAATCTAAAATTAGATTATGAAAATATGACTTACTTTTATTTCATGATTGAATTAATATTAAAAGGCATGTCAGAGTCAGAGTTTAGCTCTTATATCTATCGAATGCTAAAGAATTTTTTAGAAGCAGCTGATCAAGGATACTCAGCTTATTTACTAAGCCTTATTTTTCAATTAAAACTCATGCCTCTCATTGGAATTGCTCCAATCATGGATTGTTGTGCTGTTTGTCAAAGCACTGAGCACATTGTAACATTAAGTGTTCGTCAAGGCGGATTGGTTTGTGCTAAATGTTATTTACCACAAGAACCGATTGTTGTTGACGCCTCGCTAATTCCCATCGTTAGAGCTCTATACAAAGTGGATATTGATCACTTGCCTGAGATTGAACTTGAAAAAGAGTTGCTTCTACCGATTGAGCAATTCTTAGATGCTTATTATGACTCGTATGCGGGCTTGCATCTGAAAACTAAAAAATTTATTAAAGAATTATAA